A genome region from Rhodopseudomonas boonkerdii includes the following:
- the dnaG gene encoding DNA primase, whose amino-acid sequence MRFTPQFLEELRARLPVSEVVGKRVKLKKAGREWKGLSPFQQEKTPSFTVNDQKQFYHDFSTGKHGNIFDFVMETEGVGFVEAVERLASMAGLAVPAATPDAARQEQRRRTLHDVMEIAAKFFQDTLTSRHGAQARGYLADRGIGPQTQLQFRMGYAPEDRFALKEHLGAAGIPVSDMVETGMLIGGDDIPVPYDRFRDRVMFPIADARGRIIAFGGRALKKDVPAKYLNSPETPLFHKGDNLYNFPMARKAAHDGAPIVVVEGYVDVIAMVGVGFPGAVAPLGTALTENQLQLLWKMVDEPILCFDGDRAGQKAAWRAAELALPHLKPGKSLRFALLPEGQDPDDLARSGGRGAVEDVIAAAGTLSDLIWAREIAAGDFSTPERRAALEARINEISTVIRDDVVKKYYRQDLADRLYRQFGGGAKSGGYRGGPGQFQRAPQRPFTPRISGGNRGVPPTASQMLGRGPYQAISPQLATSSIMRGQRSAVSRREALILQSLINHPWLLHDRLEEVAALELAHPEMHRLRAGIIAAFAHEHHHGDEAEQSAEMREDLVKAGLSEQLQMVERANSVQAVWAAQPGAAQEDVLATWMQLVALHRQYHSLLRELKDAELALGAEASETNYGWLRDVKARLAEVDGTEALIEGFGELSGRFQRSQ is encoded by the coding sequence ATGCGTTTCACGCCCCAATTCCTCGAAGAGCTGCGCGCCCGGCTTCCGGTTTCGGAAGTCGTGGGCAAGCGCGTCAAGCTGAAGAAGGCGGGGCGTGAGTGGAAGGGGCTGTCGCCGTTCCAGCAGGAGAAGACGCCGTCCTTCACGGTGAACGACCAGAAGCAGTTTTACCACGACTTCTCCACCGGCAAGCACGGCAACATTTTCGACTTCGTGATGGAAACCGAGGGCGTCGGCTTCGTCGAGGCCGTCGAGCGTCTGGCATCCATGGCGGGTCTCGCCGTGCCCGCCGCGACCCCGGATGCCGCGCGGCAGGAGCAGCGCCGCAGGACGCTGCACGACGTCATGGAGATCGCCGCAAAATTCTTTCAGGACACGCTGACCTCGCGGCACGGCGCGCAGGCGCGCGGCTATCTCGCCGATCGCGGCATCGGCCCGCAGACCCAGCTGCAGTTCCGCATGGGCTACGCGCCGGAGGATCGGTTCGCGCTGAAGGAGCATCTCGGCGCGGCCGGCATCCCCGTTTCCGACATGGTCGAGACCGGCATGCTGATCGGCGGCGACGATATCCCGGTGCCCTATGATCGCTTCCGCGACCGCGTGATGTTTCCCATCGCCGACGCCCGCGGCCGCATCATCGCGTTCGGCGGCCGTGCGCTGAAGAAGGATGTGCCGGCGAAATATCTGAACTCGCCGGAAACGCCGCTCTTCCACAAGGGCGACAACCTCTACAATTTCCCCATGGCCCGCAAAGCCGCCCATGACGGTGCGCCCATCGTGGTGGTCGAGGGCTATGTGGATGTCATCGCCATGGTCGGCGTCGGTTTCCCCGGCGCCGTCGCGCCGCTCGGCACCGCGCTCACCGAGAACCAGCTGCAGCTGCTGTGGAAGATGGTGGACGAGCCCATCCTCTGCTTCGACGGCGATCGTGCCGGCCAGAAGGCGGCATGGCGCGCGGCGGAGCTGGCGCTGCCGCATCTCAAGCCCGGCAAGAGCCTGCGCTTCGCGCTGCTGCCCGAAGGGCAGGACCCCGACGATCTCGCGCGCTCGGGCGGGCGCGGCGCCGTCGAGGATGTCATTGCGGCCGCGGGCACGCTGTCGGACCTGATCTGGGCGCGCGAGATCGCCGCCGGCGATTTCTCCACCCCCGAGCGCCGCGCCGCGCTGGAGGCGCGGATCAATGAGATCTCCACCGTCATCCGCGACGATGTGGTGAAGAAATATTATCGCCAGGATCTGGCCGACCGGCTGTACCGCCAGTTCGGCGGCGGCGCCAAAAGCGGCGGCTATCGTGGCGGGCCGGGCCAGTTTCAGCGCGCGCCGCAGCGCCCGTTCACGCCGCGAATCAGCGGTGGCAATCGCGGCGTGCCGCCCACGGCGAGCCAGATGCTCGGTCGCGGGCCCTATCAGGCCATCAGTCCACAGCTTGCGACATCGTCCATCATGCGCGGCCAGCGCAGCGCCGTCTCGCGGCGCGAGGCGCTGATCCTGCAGAGCCTGATCAACCATCCCTGGCTGCTGCATGATCGGCTCGAGGAGGTTGCAGCGCTCGAGCTGGCACATCCGGAGATGCACCGGCTGCGCGCCGGCATCATCGCCGCCTTCGCCCACGAGCATCATCATGGCGACGAGGCCGAGCAAAGCGCGGAAATGCGTGAAGACCTGGTAAAGGCCGGATTATCCGAGCAATTACAGATGGTTGAGCGGGCGAATTCGGTTCAGGCGGTGTGGGCGGCGCAGCCCGGAGCGGCGCAGGAGGACGTTTTGGCGACCTGGATGCAGCTGGTCGCCTTGCATCGCCAGTACCACTCATTACTTAGGGAATTGAAGGATGCCGAGCTCGCATTGGGCGCGGAGGCCAGTGAAACCAATTACGGTTGGCTCCGCGACGTCAAGGCCCGGCTTGCCGAGGTGGACGGGACCGAGGCGCTGATCGAAGGGTTTGGCGAGTTGTCGGGGCGGTTCCAGCGCAGCCAGTGA
- a CDS encoding chlorite dismutase family protein: protein MFTTFRGGQTGTWRVLSIAPARGDTLPIMPALSVTHADSIALPPAPSAHSWRLIGVASHLRYTERLEKIALTKAQAGLGRAEATRAALIPIRKNNAWWLMTQNERRRIFEDKSRHIADSLKYLPAIARQLYHSRDLGGPFDFLTWFEYAPEHAEVFEELVAMLRESEEWQFVEREVDVRLAKED from the coding sequence ATGTTCACGACTTTTCGAGGTGGCCAGACCGGCACGTGGCGGGTGCTCTCCATCGCGCCCGCACGCGGCGACACGCTGCCGATCATGCCCGCTTTGTCCGTCACCCATGCCGATTCCATTGCGCTGCCGCCGGCTCCGTCGGCCCATTCCTGGCGGCTGATCGGCGTCGCCAGCCATCTGCGCTACACCGAGCGGCTGGAGAAGATCGCGCTGACCAAGGCGCAGGCCGGGCTCGGGCGCGCGGAGGCGACCCGCGCCGCGCTGATCCCGATCCGCAAGAACAACGCGTGGTGGCTGATGACCCAGAACGAACGCCGCCGCATCTTCGAGGACAAGTCCCGCCACATCGCCGACAGCCTGAAATACCTGCCGGCGATCGCACGCCAGCTCTACCATTCGCGCGATCTCGGCGGCCCGTTCGATTTCCTCACCTGGTTCGAATATGCGCCCGAGCATGCGGAGGTGTTCGAGGAATTGGTGGCGATGCTGCGCGAGAGCGAGGAATGGCAGTTCGTGGAGCGGGAGGTGGATGTGCGGCTGGCGAAGGAGGATTGA
- a CDS encoding BrnT family toxin: MTESLTRLFADIRDFDWDPNKRETNLRDHKIDFDDVWQIFDGYTFTRRSDRHGEVRYQVFGYLEKREVAVACAIRGSLCWIISARRARRDERQKYYTRL, encoded by the coding sequence ATGACGGAGAGCCTGACGCGTTTGTTTGCGGATATTCGCGATTTCGATTGGGATCCGAACAAGCGCGAAACAAACCTACGCGATCACAAGATCGACTTTGATGACGTGTGGCAGATTTTCGACGGTTACACATTCACCCGGAGGTCGGATCGTCATGGCGAAGTCAGGTACCAAGTCTTCGGTTATCTTGAAAAGCGCGAAGTCGCAGTCGCCTGCGCAATCCGCGGATCGCTCTGCTGGATCATTTCGGCCCGACGCGCGCGACGAGACGAAAGACAGAAATACTACACGCGTCTCTAG
- a CDS encoding BrnA antitoxin family protein: MKSAKSQSPAQSADRSAGSFRPDARDETKDRNTTRVSRYSPRKGKTDWAALDALTDEQIEEAVRNDPDAVPLDIDWSDGVVVVPMKKIPISIRIDEDVLDFFKREGDGYQRRMNAVLRSYMNQMTKPKKRA, from the coding sequence TTGAAAAGCGCGAAGTCGCAGTCGCCTGCGCAATCCGCGGATCGCTCTGCTGGATCATTTCGGCCCGACGCGCGCGACGAGACGAAAGACAGAAATACTACACGCGTCTCTAGGTACTCACCGAGAAAAGGGAAAACCGACTGGGCAGCCCTCGATGCCTTGACCGACGAGCAGATCGAAGAAGCCGTTCGCAACGATCCCGACGCCGTGCCACTCGACATCGATTGGTCCGACGGCGTTGTCGTCGTGCCGATGAAGAAGATCCCCATCTCCATCCGCATCGACGAAGACGTGCTCGACTTCTTCAAGCGCGAGGGCGATGGCTATCAACGTCGCATGAATGCGGTATTGCGCTCTTATATGAACCAGATGACCAAGCCCAAGAAACGCGCCTGA
- a CDS encoding MFS transporter yields the protein MSTSVEHPAHDRGPGGWLILAFAIACGVTVANLYYAQPLVGSIAESFGLDLSNAGVMMTMVMFGYVLGLLFLAPLGDLVENKSLILITLGALIASLLIAAVSPTATVFVIASLLVGISAVATQMILPVVAHLAPERRRGQIVGTVMSGLLFGILLSRPVATMVAGTFGWRAVFAISAVLMGGVLVLMAIALPRRKPEHSLNYVKLIHSLGHLALTTKVLHRRGAYQFLMFGTFSMFWTSMPLVLEEPPFSLGYVAMSAFLLSGASGAFVAPLAGRMADHGRGNTTTMIAMALVLFSFALTWLGGHMSGATAIAIFVIAGILIDAGTQANFVTGQRSIYALPAQTRSRLNALYLASAFFGGTIGAAVSGFAVAHGGTTAIGLIGMGAAALALVLLGLEVSERRRKTD from the coding sequence ATGTCCACTTCTGTCGAACACCCCGCCCATGACCGCGGTCCCGGCGGCTGGCTGATCCTCGCATTCGCCATCGCCTGCGGCGTCACCGTCGCCAATCTGTATTACGCGCAGCCGCTGGTCGGATCGATTGCCGAGAGTTTCGGCCTCGATCTGTCGAACGCCGGCGTGATGATGACCATGGTGATGTTCGGCTATGTGCTCGGCCTGCTGTTTCTCGCGCCGCTCGGCGATCTCGTCGAAAACAAATCCCTGATCCTGATCACGCTGGGCGCACTGATCGCGAGCCTGCTAATCGCCGCCGTATCCCCCACGGCGACCGTGTTCGTCATCGCCTCGCTGCTGGTCGGCATCAGCGCCGTCGCCACGCAGATGATCCTGCCGGTGGTCGCCCATCTCGCGCCTGAACGCCGACGCGGGCAGATTGTCGGCACCGTCATGAGCGGGCTGCTGTTCGGCATTCTGCTGTCGCGACCGGTGGCGACCATGGTGGCCGGCACATTCGGATGGCGCGCGGTGTTCGCCATTTCGGCGGTCTTGATGGGCGGCGTGCTGGTGCTGATGGCGATCGCGCTGCCGCGGCGCAAGCCCGAGCACAGCCTCAACTACGTCAAGCTGATCCACTCGCTCGGCCATCTCGCGCTGACCACCAAGGTGCTGCACCGGCGCGGCGCCTACCAGTTTCTGATGTTCGGGACGTTCAGCATGTTCTGGACGTCGATGCCGCTGGTGCTGGAAGAACCGCCCTTCTCGCTCGGCTATGTGGCGATGTCCGCCTTCCTGCTGTCGGGTGCGAGCGGCGCCTTCGTGGCGCCCCTGGCCGGACGCATGGCCGATCACGGCCGCGGCAACACCACGACCATGATCGCCATGGCGCTGGTTCTGTTCAGCTTCGCGCTGACCTGGCTTGGCGGACATATGAGCGGCGCGACGGCGATCGCGATCTTCGTGATCGCGGGCATCCTGATCGATGCCGGCACCCAGGCGAATTTCGTCACCGGACAGCGCTCGATCTATGCACTGCCCGCGCAGACCCGTAGCCGGCTCAATGCGCTGTATCTGGCATCCGCCTTCTTCGGCGGCACCATCGGCGCAGCCGTCAGCGGCTTTGCCGTCGCGCATGGCGGCACCACCGCGATCGGGCTGATCGGCATGGGCGCGGCAGCTCTGGCGCTGGTGCTGCTCGGGCTGGAAGTGTCCGAACGTCGCCGCAAGACGGATTAA
- a CDS encoding gamma-glutamylcyclotransferase family protein → MSDRIFVYGTLMRGFDHPMSKLLASGADFLGEASCQGRLYMIAHYPGLLHSTVGDDIVHGELFRMRDPARLLAVLDDYESIGPEHEQPTLYLREMLPVTLTDGSNVQAWTYIYNRPVNETARIKSGRFL, encoded by the coding sequence ATGTCGGATCGTATTTTCGTCTACGGAACGCTGATGCGTGGCTTCGATCATCCGATGTCGAAGCTGCTGGCGTCGGGCGCGGATTTTCTCGGCGAGGCGTCGTGCCAGGGCCGGCTCTATATGATCGCGCACTATCCGGGCCTGCTGCATTCGACGGTCGGGGACGACATCGTCCATGGCGAGCTGTTCCGGATGCGCGATCCCGCCAGACTGCTCGCCGTGCTCGACGACTATGAGAGCATCGGGCCGGAGCATGAGCAGCCGACGCTCTATCTGCGCGAGATGCTGCCGGTGACGCTCACAGACGGCAGCAACGTTCAGGCCTGGACCTATATCTACAACCGTCCGGTGAACGAAACGGCGCGCATCAAGTCGGGCCGCTTCCTGTAG
- a CDS encoding N-formylglutamate amidohydrolase, with protein MDHLPQSDLRLAPDEIDPVLELNVDGASPFLFTSDHYGRAIPRMLGDLGLPESELARHIAWDIGIAGVADRVAHALDGHLIAQRYSRLVIDCNRPPEAVSSIPLISEATTIPGNDGLTQEAKARRRELLFDPYHRRIDAVIDHRLKAGQPTVLVSLHSFTPVYAGIKRPWHIGTLYQHDHTLPPLLLRHLRAEGDLVVGDNEPYAVSDATDYTIPVHGEKRGLMNTGIEIRQDLIAEESGQIAWAERLARIFTEIEATLLTPRASHL; from the coding sequence TTGGACCATCTGCCCCAATCCGACCTGCGCCTCGCGCCCGATGAGATCGATCCCGTTCTCGAACTGAACGTCGATGGCGCATCGCCGTTTCTTTTCACCAGCGACCATTATGGCCGTGCGATCCCGCGCATGCTCGGCGATCTTGGCCTGCCCGAGAGTGAACTGGCCCGCCACATCGCCTGGGACATCGGCATTGCCGGCGTCGCCGATCGCGTGGCCCATGCGCTGGACGGGCACCTGATCGCGCAGCGCTATTCGCGTCTGGTCATCGACTGCAACCGGCCGCCGGAAGCCGTCAGCTCGATTCCGCTGATCAGCGAGGCGACGACGATCCCCGGCAATGACGGCCTGACGCAGGAGGCCAAGGCACGCCGGCGCGAATTGCTGTTCGACCCCTATCACCGCCGCATTGATGCGGTGATCGATCACAGGCTCAAGGCGGGGCAGCCGACGGTGCTGGTGTCGCTGCACAGTTTCACCCCCGTCTATGCGGGCATCAAACGGCCCTGGCATATCGGAACCCTGTATCAGCACGATCACACGCTGCCGCCGCTGCTGTTGCGGCACCTGCGAGCCGAAGGCGATCTGGTGGTGGGCGACAACGAGCCCTATGCGGTGTCGGATGCCACCGACTACACGATCCCTGTCCATGGCGAGAAGCGCGGGCTCATGAATACCGGGATCGAGATCCGGCAGGACCTGATCGCGGAAGAAAGCGGCCAGATCGCATGGGCCGAACGGCTGGCGCGCATCTTCACCGAGATCGAGGCGACGCTGCTGACGCCGCGCGCGTCGCATCTTTGA
- a CDS encoding LysE family translocator, translated as MSLQIYLTFVAACIALALLPGPNVTLVIANGLRYGTRSALVTIAGTQAGLAVVIAIVAFGLTTMMATMGYWFDWVRFIGAAYLVWLGIKLVRAPIEGIDTDTAPAPPRGGFFLQGLAVLLSNPKVLVFFGAFIPQFVDLERNNFLQVGILGATFMVAAGVTDIIYAVAARRARKFFSARRTRLLSRISGGFMIGGGLWLALTRSR; from the coding sequence ATGTCCCTGCAGATCTATCTCACTTTCGTTGCCGCCTGCATCGCGTTGGCGCTGTTGCCCGGCCCCAATGTCACGCTGGTGATCGCCAACGGCTTGCGTTACGGCACGCGATCGGCACTGGTGACGATTGCTGGCACGCAGGCGGGGCTGGCGGTCGTCATCGCCATTGTCGCCTTCGGCCTCACCACCATGATGGCCACCATGGGCTACTGGTTCGACTGGGTGCGCTTCATCGGCGCCGCCTATCTGGTCTGGCTCGGCATCAAGCTGGTGCGCGCGCCCATCGAGGGGATCGATACCGATACGGCGCCGGCGCCGCCGCGCGGCGGTTTCTTTCTGCAAGGTCTCGCCGTGCTGCTCAGCAATCCGAAGGTGCTGGTGTTCTTCGGCGCCTTCATTCCGCAATTCGTCGATCTCGAACGCAACAACTTTTTACAGGTCGGCATTCTCGGCGCCACGTTCATGGTCGCCGCAGGAGTTACCGATATCATTTATGCGGTCGCCGCCCGCCGTGCGCGAAAATTCTTCTCGGCGCGGCGCACGCGGCTGCTGTCGCGGATCTCAGGTGGTTTCATGATCGGCGGCGGCTTGTGGCTGGCGCTGACCAGATCTCGTTGA
- a CDS encoding acyl-CoA synthetase: MRAGSETVLKETTDYDALYRDFHWDVPERFNIATVACDRYADGAELLALIYVDEDRGTRKLSFDEVAAYSRRFANALKADGLRRGDRVAVFLSQSIELPVAHLAAFRSGMVSVPLFTLFGEDALEFRLNNSGARAIVTDLGGWEKLKKIRDRLPALEVIYVIAATAPVGTTSFWAALERASDDFAIVDTSCDDPAIIIYTSGTTGNPKGALHAHRVLLGHLPNVEMVHGFFPKPGDVYWTPADWAWIGGLFDALFPAWYHGVPVVGYRAKKFEPEAAMQLMADHGVRNVFLPPTALKLMRQANVKHPGVKLRSILTGGESLGAELLDWVRKTFGIDAHEIYGQTECNLVVGNNAALFPIRPGSMGKPTPGFDVRIVNEQGEELPRGQRGIVGVRQPNPCTMLGYWQNEEGTAKKYAGDFLLTGDLGIQDDDGYFWYVAREDDVITSAGYRIGPSEIEHTLLKHPAVALSAVIGIPDPIRTEAVKAWIVLRPGFAPSDALARELQDFVKSQLAAHEYPRHVAFAESLPMTATGKVLRRELRARG; the protein is encoded by the coding sequence ATGAGGGCTGGGAGTGAAACCGTGCTCAAGGAAACCACCGATTACGACGCGCTTTATCGCGACTTCCACTGGGATGTCCCGGAACGGTTCAATATCGCGACGGTGGCCTGCGACCGCTATGCGGATGGCGCCGAACTGCTGGCGCTGATTTATGTGGATGAGGATCGCGGCACGCGAAAACTCTCCTTCGATGAGGTCGCCGCGTACTCACGTCGCTTCGCCAATGCGCTCAAGGCGGATGGTCTGCGGCGCGGCGACCGCGTGGCCGTCTTTCTGTCGCAGTCGATCGAACTTCCCGTCGCGCATCTGGCGGCTTTTCGCTCCGGTATGGTGTCGGTGCCGCTGTTCACGCTGTTCGGCGAAGACGCGCTGGAATTCCGCCTGAACAATTCCGGCGCGCGCGCCATCGTCACCGATCTCGGCGGCTGGGAGAAGCTGAAGAAAATTCGCGACAGGCTGCCGGCGCTCGAAGTGATCTATGTGATCGCCGCCACCGCGCCCGTCGGAACGACATCGTTCTGGGCAGCGCTCGAAAGGGCCTCTGACGATTTCGCCATCGTCGATACATCCTGCGACGATCCCGCCATCATCATCTACACATCGGGCACAACCGGCAATCCGAAGGGCGCGCTGCATGCGCATCGCGTGCTGCTCGGTCATCTGCCCAATGTGGAGATGGTGCACGGCTTTTTTCCCAAGCCCGGCGATGTCTACTGGACACCGGCGGACTGGGCGTGGATCGGCGGCTTGTTCGATGCGCTGTTTCCAGCCTGGTATCACGGCGTGCCCGTGGTCGGCTATCGCGCGAAGAAGTTCGAACCCGAGGCCGCGATGCAACTGATGGCCGATCACGGCGTGCGCAACGTGTTCCTGCCTCCCACCGCACTGAAATTGATGCGGCAGGCCAATGTGAAGCATCCCGGTGTGAAGCTGCGCAGCATCCTTACCGGCGGTGAGTCGCTCGGCGCCGAATTGCTGGACTGGGTGCGCAAGACATTCGGCATCGATGCCCATGAGATTTACGGCCAGACCGAATGCAATCTCGTGGTCGGCAACAATGCCGCGCTGTTCCCGATCAGGCCCGGCTCCATGGGCAAGCCGACGCCGGGTTTCGATGTGCGCATCGTCAATGAGCAGGGCGAGGAACTGCCGCGCGGGCAGCGGGGCATCGTCGGCGTGCGCCAGCCCAATCCCTGCACCATGCTGGGCTACTGGCAGAACGAGGAGGGGACCGCGAAGAAGTATGCCGGAGACTTCCTGCTCACCGGCGATCTCGGCATCCAGGATGACGACGGCTATTTCTGGTATGTCGCGCGCGAGGACGATGTCATCACTTCCGCCGGCTATCGCATCGGCCCGTCGGAGATCGAGCATACGCTGCTCAAGCATCCCGCTGTCGCTTTGTCCGCTGTGATCGGCATCCCCGATCCCATCCGCACCGAAGCGGTGAAAGCCTGGATCGTGCTGCGGCCGGGCTTCGCGCCGAGCGACGCGCTCGCCCGCGAGTTGCAGGATTTCGTCAAGTCGCAGCTCGCCGCCCACGAATATCCACGGCATGTGGCATTTGCGGAGTCGCTGCCGATGACCGCCACGGGTAAAGTGCTGCGGCGCGAATTGCGTGCGCGCGGATAA
- a CDS encoding DUF1499 domain-containing protein, whose amino-acid sequence MARRFSSAYQPEPMSSLALWARRLAVFSAIAAVVSIVVVRFGFLEVKPALMTFFGALGLAGLSILVALAGFAAIWQNGSRGMSVILIALLLDASILAYPGYLAYQYRKLPKIHDITTDPIDPPRFEALARLRTGEDTNSAVYAGLYSAEQQRAAYPDIEPVELDVPVQRAYELTLALVNKRKWLVIDERPPQPPRRIGRIEAVARTPIMGFREDVSIRFIPDGEGSRVDIRSSSRYFEGDLGSNAARVTKLIEDINTAADNAPAAKATPAAKAAVKGKK is encoded by the coding sequence ATGGCCCGCAGGTTTTCGTCCGCCTACCAGCCGGAGCCGATGTCCAGCCTGGCACTCTGGGCCCGGCGGCTGGCGGTGTTCTCGGCGATCGCCGCGGTGGTCTCGATCGTCGTCGTCAGGTTCGGCTTCCTCGAAGTGAAACCGGCGCTGATGACCTTTTTCGGCGCGCTCGGGCTCGCCGGCCTGTCGATTCTGGTCGCACTCGCCGGCTTTGCGGCGATCTGGCAAAACGGCTCCCGCGGCATGAGCGTGATCCTGATCGCGCTGCTGCTGGACGCGTCGATCCTCGCTTATCCCGGCTACCTCGCCTATCAATATCGCAAGCTGCCGAAGATTCACGACATCACCACCGACCCGATCGATCCGCCGCGGTTCGAAGCGTTGGCGCGGCTGCGCACCGGCGAGGACACCAATTCCGCCGTCTATGCCGGCCTTTATTCCGCCGAGCAGCAACGCGCGGCCTATCCGGATATCGAGCCGGTCGAACTGGACGTACCGGTCCAGCGCGCCTATGAGCTGACGCTGGCGCTGGTGAACAAGCGCAAATGGCTCGTCATCGACGAACGTCCGCCACAGCCGCCGCGCCGTATCGGCCGTATCGAGGCGGTGGCGCGTACACCGATCATGGGATTTCGCGAGGACGTTTCGATCCGCTTCATACCGGACGGCGAAGGCTCGCGGGTCGATATCCGCTCGTCGTCGCGCTACTTCGAGGGCGATCTCGGCAGCAACGCCGCGCGGGTGACCAAGCTGATCGAGGACATCAATACGGCCGCGGACAACGCCCCGGCGGCGAAGGCCACACCGGCCGCGAAGGCGGCGGTGAAGGGGAAGAAGTAG
- a CDS encoding MBL fold metallo-hydrolase: protein MSDNDDIPFNRDYPLKPGVVDHVRPGVRRVLCNNPSPFTFTGTNSYIVGEGKVAIIDPGPDNEAHADALLEAVKGETVTHIIVTHTHSDHSPNTGRIKAATGATVYAEGPHRASRPRFESEKHSPESGADRDFKPDVVVRDGDVIEGDGWALEGVATPGHTANHMAFSWREKNWLFVADHVMGWSTSIVAPPDGSMIDYMASLEKLAARPEDLYFSGHGPDIPDAQRFVRFLIRHRKAREASILHRLGKGEADIPTIVRAIYIGLDPRLSGAAGYSVLAHLEDLVARGVVATDGDPVIGGSYRVA, encoded by the coding sequence ATGAGCGACAACGACGATATTCCGTTCAATCGCGATTACCCGCTCAAGCCGGGCGTGGTCGATCACGTTCGTCCCGGCGTGCGCCGCGTTCTCTGCAATAACCCGTCGCCTTTCACCTTCACGGGCACCAACAGCTACATCGTCGGCGAGGGCAAGGTCGCGATTATCGATCCCGGCCCGGATAACGAAGCTCATGCCGACGCCCTGCTTGAGGCCGTGAAGGGCGAAACGGTGACGCATATCATCGTCACCCACACCCACAGCGATCATTCTCCGAACACGGGCCGCATCAAGGCCGCGACCGGCGCCACCGTTTATGCCGAAGGCCCGCACCGCGCCTCGCGCCCGCGTTTCGAGAGCGAGAAGCACTCGCCGGAATCCGGGGCCGATCGCGATTTCAAGCCCGATGTTGTCGTGCGTGACGGCGACGTCATCGAGGGGGATGGCTGGGCGCTGGAAGGCGTGGCAACGCCGGGCCACACCGCCAATCACATGGCGTTTTCCTGGCGCGAGAAGAACTGGCTGTTCGTCGCCGACCACGTGATGGGGTGGTCGACCTCGATCGTCGCGCCGCCGGACGGTTCGATGATCGATTATATGGCTTCATTGGAAAAGCTCGCCGCCCGTCCGGAGGATCTGTATTTCTCCGGCCATGGGCCTGACATTCCCGACGCCCAGCGCTTCGTCCGCTTCCTGATCCGCCACCGAAAGGCTCGCGAAGCCTCCATCCTGCATCGGCTCGGCAAAGGCGAGGCGGATATTCCGACCATCGTGCGTGCGATCTATATCGGCCTCGACCCACGACTCTCGGGCGCGGCAGGCTATTCGGTGCTGGCCCACCTGGAAGACCTCGTCGCGCGCGGAGTGGTGGCGACGGATGGCGATCCGGTGATCGGCGGAAGTTATCGGGTGGCGTGA